From a region of the Nodosilinea sp. PGN35 genome:
- a CDS encoding caspase family protein codes for MSRDALVVGINTYQNLPGLQAPAHDAESVARCLESFGECRVARLPEAITHQKPAISQRGVVTTALLEEALIKLFKPAGKTIPQTAIFYYSGHGLQRQAGIQEGYLATSDANPAAGHYGLSLHWLRRLLQESPVSQRVILLDCCNSGEFFNMLEADPGARAGTDRLFMAAAREYEAAYESLDSSHSVFTQALLSGLNPYKVKGGIVNGHSLTDAVNRELKGELQQPLFESSGSEIVLTRMSGVISPTKDMPSPLLARLQKLRYSFCPFPGLAPFEATHSEFFFGRDEITQTLVNRVQSSRLCAVTGPSGIGKTSLLRAGLLPHLAKSEGTAPWTLRYLAMGPAPLTSLAEAFVDPSATGLHRAEQLRRAEAFLQRGAEGFCQLMQALLREQGPEARLVLVVDQLEALLTPGSAADRDRRLVIDCLTAAVQNVHLPLHLVLGLRAHHGEHLAEFPDFQALVTAHSLTVPAMTYNQLKATIVGPLEKVGLRYDANLVYTLLLDIVSAPADLALLQLVLKELWLRRECHPNLPDPPHLTLAAYAEMGGIRHLLNQRASELYDSLTESEQAVAQRVFLSLCDLGDGAVLTRRPVSLVELVTEAMPEPAVVAVVDRLIVARLVVAQAQPQAVGFDIAAVAVPGWASTGADGSLAELTSELAGGLAIADATPTASSPYFDIAHEALIRNWPLLQEWLQVQGPQVKQQRAIEVAAQEWQQQQQPHHPDYFLTKARLNEAKTFRQAHPEQLSVLASSYLEACDRHTKRCCRRRHLVRLLIPLSMATGMFTAYGHSHLTQLEAGPGQGKASAVSEVTPSFTLAKPPSPKNVDGHAQLGSPQTGVVRTDILSLSSPLPSAPPQTPRAVAPQIQAALAQTAQVWEPLNQHAHGLAVAQTPAAASATPAPGGPLPSANQVVELEAWWVSPSDPSVMIQIWCTRTQAAPVCFTSTAAQGRQGQP; via the coding sequence ATGTCAAGGGATGCGCTTGTTGTCGGAATCAATACGTATCAGAACCTGCCAGGCTTGCAGGCACCAGCCCATGATGCTGAGTCGGTAGCCCGATGTCTAGAGAGCTTTGGTGAATGTCGCGTGGCGCGGCTGCCGGAGGCTATTACCCATCAAAAACCGGCCATTAGCCAGCGGGGTGTTGTAACCACAGCACTGCTCGAAGAAGCGCTGATCAAACTGTTTAAGCCTGCGGGCAAAACTATTCCTCAAACTGCTATTTTTTACTATTCTGGCCATGGGTTACAGCGCCAGGCTGGTATTCAAGAGGGTTATTTAGCGACCAGCGATGCCAATCCAGCTGCAGGGCACTACGGTCTGTCGCTGCACTGGCTGCGGCGACTGCTGCAAGAGAGCCCGGTGAGCCAGCGCGTCATTTTGCTCGACTGCTGCAACAGCGGCGAGTTTTTTAACATGCTAGAGGCCGATCCCGGTGCTCGGGCCGGCACCGATCGCCTGTTCATGGCTGCCGCCCGAGAGTACGAGGCCGCCTACGAATCCCTCGACAGCAGCCACAGCGTCTTTACCCAGGCGCTGCTGTCGGGCCTCAACCCCTACAAGGTCAAAGGCGGCATCGTCAACGGCCACTCGCTTACCGATGCTGTCAACCGAGAGCTCAAGGGGGAGCTTCAGCAACCCCTGTTTGAAAGTTCCGGTAGCGAGATCGTGCTGACTCGCATGTCGGGCGTGATTTCCCCCACCAAAGACATGCCCTCCCCTTTGCTGGCGAGACTGCAAAAGCTGCGCTACAGCTTTTGTCCCTTTCCGGGGTTAGCCCCCTTTGAGGCCACCCACAGCGAGTTCTTTTTTGGTCGTGACGAGATTACTCAAACCCTAGTCAATCGGGTGCAGTCATCCCGGCTCTGCGCGGTTACAGGCCCCTCGGGCATTGGCAAAACCTCTCTACTGCGGGCCGGGCTGCTGCCCCACCTGGCCAAAAGCGAGGGGACTGCCCCCTGGACTCTGCGCTATCTGGCCATGGGGCCTGCGCCGCTCACCAGCCTGGCGGAGGCCTTTGTTGACCCCAGTGCTACCGGGTTGCATCGCGCTGAACAGTTGCGCCGGGCTGAAGCATTCCTGCAGCGGGGCGCTGAGGGATTTTGCCAGTTAATGCAGGCGCTGCTGAGGGAGCAAGGCCCAGAAGCGCGTCTGGTGCTGGTGGTAGATCAGCTAGAAGCGCTGCTGACGCCTGGTTCAGCGGCCGATCGCGATCGCCGCCTGGTAATCGACTGTTTGACAGCGGCAGTGCAAAACGTTCACCTGCCGCTCCACCTGGTGCTGGGGCTGCGGGCCCACCACGGCGAGCACCTGGCTGAGTTTCCAGATTTTCAGGCGCTGGTAACCGCCCACAGCCTGACTGTGCCGGCTATGACCTACAACCAGCTCAAAGCCACTATTGTCGGCCCCCTCGAAAAAGTAGGACTGCGCTACGACGCCAATCTGGTCTACACGCTGCTGCTCGATATTGTCAGCGCTCCTGCAGATCTGGCCCTGCTTCAGCTGGTTTTAAAGGAGCTGTGGCTGCGGCGAGAATGCCATCCCAACCTCCCCGACCCGCCCCATCTCACCCTGGCAGCCTACGCAGAAATGGGGGGCATTCGCCACCTGCTCAACCAACGGGCGAGCGAGCTCTACGACAGTCTGACGGAGTCTGAGCAGGCCGTTGCCCAGCGGGTCTTTCTCAGCCTGTGCGACCTGGGCGATGGAGCGGTGTTAACCCGTCGCCCGGTATCTTTGGTGGAGTTGGTCACCGAGGCCATGCCCGAGCCCGCCGTTGTCGCCGTGGTAGACCGCCTGATCGTCGCTCGTCTGGTGGTCGCCCAGGCTCAGCCTCAGGCTGTCGGCTTTGACATTGCAGCCGTGGCGGTGCCGGGCTGGGCCTCGACGGGGGCAGACGGTAGCCTGGCTGAGCTGACCAGCGAACTGGCGGGCGGACTGGCGATCGCCGACGCGACACCGACCGCCTCGTCCCCCTACTTTGACATCGCCCACGAGGCCCTAATTCGCAACTGGCCGCTGCTGCAAGAGTGGTTGCAGGTTCAGGGGCCGCAGGTCAAACAGCAGCGGGCCATTGAGGTGGCTGCCCAGGAATGGCAACAGCAGCAGCAGCCTCACCATCCCGACTATTTCTTGACCAAAGCTCGCCTCAACGAGGCCAAAACCTTTCGTCAGGCCCATCCCGAACAGCTCTCGGTGCTGGCCAGCAGCTATCTGGAGGCCTGCGATCGCCACACCAAGCGCTGCTGCCGTCGCCGCCACCTGGTGCGGCTGCTGATTCCGCTCAGTATGGCCACTGGCATGTTCACCGCCTACGGCCACAGCCACCTAACTCAGCTAGAGGCTGGCCCTGGCCAGGGCAAAGCCTCGGCGGTCAGCGAGGTCACTCCTTCTTTTACCCTGGCTAAGCCGCCATCCCCAAAAAATGTCGATGGTCACGCCCAGCTCGGCTCGCCCCAAACGGGCGTCGTGCGCACCGACATCCTGTCGCTGTCATCGCCCCTGCCAAGTGCACCGCCCCAAACACCTCGGGCGGTAGCCCCTCAGATTCAGGCGGCCCTGGCTCAAACAGCCCAGGTATGGGAGCCGCTGAACCAGCACGCCCACGGCTTAGCTGTGGCTCAGACCCCTGCGGCGGCCTCAGCTACCCCTGCCCCAGGCGGCCCTTTACCGTCGGCTAACCAAGTTGTTGAGCTTGAGGCGTGGTGGGTTTCGCCCAGCGATCCGTCGGTCATGATTCAAATCTGGTGCACGCGCACCCAGGCGGCACCGGTCTGCTTTACCTCGACCGCTGCCCAGGGACGGCAGGGGCAGCCCTAG
- a CDS encoding SMC family ATPase: MQILSVALQNFKTHRDRYFEFQPGTNAICGENGAGKTSILEAVAWVLFNYQGDYGKDDLIRNGSGSAQVTVAFTSNYDGRTYHVQRCTQRGYALFDPQLNERLPYTRIKDEVLPWLRQHLGLGPTTNLPQLFARTLGVPQGTFTADFLQPAEQRKAVFDAILKVEDYKLAFKQMNALRRYAEDQAEATKTEIAQYEDALAPWDELHQRQQSLVDGIGTSEQRLESLQSQLRTLQAQRDELKAQAQAVQTLATQRQGLVHQLEVKQGALARLQQSVQQAEQAIALCQTHRQAYQSYQAAEQTLQTLAQAQEQRQRLQHEYQSLQTAQSKAQVELARWQTQLEAFAATERELALLEPQIATQTQLEAQRQDLVRQLEQARQLQLQLQQNQLQGAQLDRQRQQATQTRERLLALQPQIDEILALEDQRDRLQQQLSRLAAARQFEAEITTLVAHSRRQGKVQQAEIKGVLKELAGLADSLPLLSGPTLDRLEQALRGGTELHGALLSALDAILRDLADQTDEAALKGTLQTLEIDLKQRYGWRGELDQLSVVVTQLENIQQAQAELLAQAEELTQQLAHQERVQTTLEALDRELEALGRPREKSQILGRTLQDKARVEQAATAQSSTLEALDQQFEALTRQLEPFADLDQRLAQVQRDRAQHQAGHGLYLQNQSLANQHAQLTTELAAAQAELSQVQQQQQDADRAYQAALAEFNPEAAAILETTYSTVKSEADQLAGSLPQQRQRLADIEQQIAGLKAIAQRRDTAKQQLQAREKTRRFINFARKAYNEAGPRITEQYVRSISQQADRLFRDLLDRPNVALQWTRDYEIVVQDGPNQRRFVNLSGGEQMCAALAIRLALLKVLADADIAFFDEPTTNMDRTRRRGLAEAIGRIKTFQQLFVISHDDTFEQITENVIVVEREGS; the protein is encoded by the coding sequence ATGCAAATTTTGTCGGTGGCGCTGCAAAACTTTAAGACCCACCGCGATCGCTATTTTGAGTTTCAGCCCGGCACCAACGCCATCTGCGGCGAAAACGGCGCGGGCAAGACCAGCATTTTAGAGGCGGTTGCCTGGGTGCTGTTCAACTACCAGGGCGACTACGGCAAAGACGATCTGATTCGCAACGGCAGCGGCAGTGCCCAGGTCACTGTAGCCTTTACCTCTAACTACGATGGCCGCACGTACCACGTGCAGCGCTGCACCCAGCGGGGCTACGCCCTGTTTGACCCCCAGCTCAACGAGCGCCTGCCCTACACTCGCATCAAAGATGAGGTGCTGCCCTGGCTGCGCCAGCACCTGGGGTTAGGCCCCACCACCAACCTGCCCCAGCTGTTTGCCCGCACCCTCGGGGTACCCCAGGGCACCTTTACCGCTGATTTTCTACAGCCTGCCGAACAGCGCAAGGCCGTGTTTGATGCCATTCTCAAGGTCGAGGACTACAAGCTGGCCTTTAAGCAGATGAACGCCCTGCGCCGCTACGCTGAAGACCAGGCCGAGGCTACCAAGACAGAAATTGCCCAGTACGAAGACGCGCTGGCCCCCTGGGACGAGCTGCACCAGCGGCAGCAGAGTCTGGTGGATGGCATTGGCACCAGCGAGCAGCGCCTGGAGAGCTTGCAGAGTCAGCTCCGTACCTTGCAAGCCCAGCGGGATGAGCTCAAGGCCCAGGCCCAAGCCGTGCAGACCTTGGCCACCCAGCGCCAGGGTTTAGTGCATCAGCTGGAGGTTAAGCAGGGTGCCCTGGCCCGCCTTCAGCAGTCGGTGCAGCAGGCCGAGCAGGCGATCGCCCTGTGCCAAACCCATCGGCAGGCGTACCAAAGCTATCAGGCGGCGGAGCAGACGTTGCAGACCCTCGCTCAGGCCCAGGAGCAGCGCCAGCGGTTGCAGCATGAGTACCAATCCCTGCAAACGGCCCAGAGCAAAGCCCAGGTGGAGCTAGCCCGGTGGCAAACTCAGCTTGAAGCGTTTGCGGCCACAGAGCGTGAGCTGGCCCTGCTTGAGCCTCAGATCGCAACCCAGACCCAGCTTGAGGCCCAGCGCCAGGATCTAGTGCGGCAGCTGGAGCAGGCCCGCCAGCTCCAGCTCCAGCTCCAGCAGAATCAGTTGCAGGGCGCGCAGCTCGACCGCCAGCGGCAGCAGGCGACCCAAACCCGCGAGCGCCTGCTGGCCTTGCAGCCCCAGATCGATGAAATTTTGGCCCTAGAAGACCAGCGCGATCGCCTTCAGCAGCAGCTCAGCCGCCTGGCCGCCGCCCGCCAGTTTGAGGCTGAGATTACCACCCTGGTAGCCCATAGCCGCCGCCAGGGAAAAGTCCAGCAGGCAGAAATTAAAGGCGTCCTCAAGGAGTTAGCCGGGCTCGCCGACAGTCTGCCGCTGCTTTCGGGGCCAACGTTAGACCGTTTGGAGCAGGCTCTTCGGGGGGGCACAGAGCTGCACGGAGCGCTGCTGTCGGCCCTAGACGCTATTCTCCGCGACCTGGCGGATCAAACCGATGAAGCGGCCCTCAAGGGCACTCTGCAAACCCTGGAGATTGACCTCAAACAGCGCTACGGCTGGCGGGGAGAGCTCGATCAGCTCAGCGTCGTCGTCACGCAGCTAGAGAATATTCAGCAAGCCCAGGCTGAACTACTTGCCCAGGCAGAGGAGCTAACCCAGCAGCTTGCCCACCAGGAGCGGGTGCAGACCACCCTGGAGGCGCTGGATCGAGAGCTGGAAGCCCTGGGCAGGCCGCGAGAAAAAAGCCAAATTTTGGGGCGCACCCTGCAAGACAAGGCCCGCGTAGAACAGGCAGCTACGGCCCAAAGCAGCACCCTTGAGGCGCTAGACCAGCAGTTTGAGGCACTGACCCGTCAGCTGGAGCCCTTCGCTGACCTTGACCAGCGCCTGGCTCAGGTACAGCGCGATCGCGCTCAACATCAGGCTGGCCATGGGCTGTACCTCCAAAACCAATCGCTAGCCAACCAGCACGCTCAGCTCACGACTGAACTGGCCGCTGCCCAGGCCGAACTTTCCCAGGTGCAGCAGCAGCAGCAGGATGCCGACCGAGCCTACCAAGCCGCCCTGGCTGAGTTCAACCCCGAGGCGGCGGCCATCCTGGAAACCACCTACAGCACCGTCAAGTCTGAAGCCGACCAGCTGGCCGGTAGCCTGCCCCAGCAGCGCCAGCGGCTGGCCGACATTGAGCAGCAAATTGCCGGTTTAAAGGCGATCGCCCAGCGGCGAGACACCGCCAAACAGCAGCTTCAGGCGCGGGAAAAAACCAGGCGCTTTATCAATTTTGCCCGCAAGGCCTACAACGAAGCCGGCCCACGCATCACCGAACAGTACGTGCGCAGTATCTCGCAGCAGGCCGACCGCCTGTTTCGAGACCTGCTCGATCGCCCCAACGTCGCCCTTCAGTGGACACGGGACTACGAAATCGTCGTGCAGGACGGCCCCAATCAGCGGCGGTTTGTCAACCTGTCGGGTGGGGAGCAAATGTGTGCGGCCCTGGCGATCCGCCTCGCCCTGCTCAAGGTGCTGGCCGATGCCGATATTGCCTTCTTTGACGAACCCACCACCAATATGGATCGCACCCGTCGCCGAGGGCTCGCCGAAGCCATTGGCCGCATCAAGACCTTTCAACAACTGTTCGTCATCAGCCACGACGACACCTTCGAACAAATTACCGAAAACGTAATTGTGGTAGAGCGGGAGGGCAGCTAG
- a CDS encoding photosystem II protein, Psb35-related codes for MTALLISLFVVGWVAAALIGTQAYFRGEQTKPIHERNWRSDSFDRLAQSVTGQATDFGDRVPAYSGDAFSSSAIVGQ; via the coding sequence ATGACTGCTCTACTCATTTCTCTGTTTGTAGTTGGCTGGGTTGCCGCTGCTCTGATTGGCACCCAGGCTTATTTCCGGGGCGAGCAAACCAAGCCCATCCACGAGCGCAACTGGCGCTCCGACTCCTTTGACCGCCTGGCTCAGTCAGTGACTGGTCAGGCCACAGACTTTGGCGATCGCGTGCCCGCCTACAGCGGCGATGCTTTTTCTAGCAGCGCGATCGTCGGCCAGTAG
- a CDS encoding pentapeptide repeat-containing protein: MHLYTRYSLDRLTQNYSRGQLQFHHLDLRHISLEGIKLPFVEFVDCNLSGLNLSGAFMPGGVFTYSLFRRSKLSWANLIGSDFFRADLSAAQLSRALLSGAKLTGINLQGATLKEAVLSGSDLRGANLKRANLRGANLSHANLQGADLRDADLTNTDLEGANLIGALMPDSTYIDYRFDMLPAGAE, from the coding sequence ATGCATCTCTACACCCGCTATTCCCTCGATCGCCTCACCCAGAACTACAGCCGCGGTCAGCTTCAGTTTCACCATCTAGATCTGCGCCACATCTCCCTGGAAGGCATCAAGCTGCCCTTTGTAGAATTTGTTGACTGCAATCTCTCGGGGCTAAATCTATCCGGTGCGTTTATGCCGGGGGGAGTGTTTACCTACAGTCTGTTTCGCCGCAGCAAGCTCAGCTGGGCCAACCTGATCGGCTCCGACTTTTTTCGAGCCGATCTATCCGCTGCTCAACTCAGCCGAGCCCTGCTGTCGGGCGCTAAGCTAACGGGGATAAATCTTCAGGGGGCAACCCTCAAAGAGGCGGTTCTCAGCGGCAGCGATTTGCGGGGCGCTAACCTCAAGCGGGCCAATCTGCGGGGGGCCAATCTGAGCCATGCCAACCTCCAGGGCGCTGATCTGCGCGACGCCGACCTCACCAACACCGATCTTGAGGGCGCTAATCTAATCGGAGCCCTGATGCCCGACAGCACCTACATAGACTACCGCTTTGACATGCTGCCCGCCGGAGCAGAGTAG
- a CDS encoding MlaE family lipid ABC transporter permease subunit has product MACFLGGQVLMRILRCGVNRQRTLEQMVAAGPFTLTPVLLTNVFAGMIFTIQTARELERFGAIHALGGAFAMAFCRELAPILTAAIMAGQVGTAYAAEIGCMKVTDQIDALKVLRTDPIDYLVVPRVVACCVMLPVLTVLGLVLGVVGGAGVAYLFYEMPVGQFLDSVRSLLVLNDLIAVLIKSVLFGAIVALAGCTWGLTTTCSRSVGRAATSAVVTTWVGLFVVDFFLSLVLFGGAGVALH; this is encoded by the coding sequence ATGGCCTGTTTCTTAGGCGGGCAGGTGCTGATGCGCATTTTGCGATGCGGGGTCAACCGCCAGCGTACCCTAGAGCAGATGGTAGCGGCGGGGCCCTTCACCCTCACCCCAGTACTGCTGACCAATGTATTTGCGGGCATGATTTTTACCATTCAAACCGCCCGAGAGCTGGAGCGCTTTGGTGCCATACATGCCCTCGGGGGTGCCTTCGCCATGGCCTTTTGTCGGGAGCTGGCCCCAATTTTGACCGCAGCCATTATGGCCGGGCAGGTGGGCACCGCCTACGCCGCCGAAATTGGCTGTATGAAAGTAACCGACCAGATCGACGCCCTCAAGGTGTTGCGCACCGACCCGATCGATTACCTGGTCGTGCCCCGGGTGGTGGCCTGCTGCGTCATGCTGCCGGTGCTGACGGTGCTGGGTCTGGTGCTGGGCGTTGTCGGCGGGGCAGGGGTGGCCTATTTGTTCTACGAAATGCCGGTGGGACAATTTCTCGATTCGGTGCGATCGCTGCTGGTGCTCAACGACCTGATTGCTGTGCTGATTAAATCGGTGCTGTTTGGGGCGATCGTAGCGCTGGCGGGCTGTACCTGGGGACTGACAACCACCTGTAGTCGATCGGTTGGGCGAGCCGCCACCTCGGCGGTGGTGACGACCTGGGTGGGGTTATTTGTGGTGGACTTCTTTCTGTCGCTGGTGCTGTTTGGTGGTGCCGGGGTGGCGCTTCACTAG
- a CDS encoding PAM68 family protein yields the protein MAPESSRRRLPFEPGGKSASKPADVSKNAAAKPASQATTKASSPAKKSTARPAVSGAKPSASPETAIPQAVSDRMLRRMLAFSGVPTGLGILVFFVSYYLVTSHLVELPSYFVLLVTLACFGLGVVGLTYGVLSASWDEERPGTWLGLDDFRVNFGRMTSAWGAKSER from the coding sequence ATGGCCCCCGAGTCTTCCCGTAGGCGTCTGCCCTTTGAACCAGGTGGCAAGAGCGCCAGCAAACCCGCTGACGTGAGCAAAAATGCTGCGGCCAAGCCTGCCTCCCAGGCCACAACCAAGGCATCGAGCCCGGCAAAAAAGTCCACAGCCAGACCGGCAGTTTCTGGCGCTAAGCCGTCGGCTAGCCCTGAAACAGCTATTCCTCAGGCGGTCAGCGATCGCATGCTGCGGCGCATGCTGGCTTTTTCTGGCGTCCCTACGGGGCTGGGAATACTAGTTTTCTTTGTAAGCTACTACCTGGTGACCAGTCACTTAGTAGAACTGCCCTCGTATTTTGTGCTGCTGGTGACCTTAGCCTGCTTTGGGTTAGGGGTAGTGGGTTTAACCTACGGCGTGCTGTCGGCCTCCTGGGACGAAGAGCGTCCTGGCACCTGGCTGGGTCTAGACGATTTTCGCGTTAACTTTGGCCGCATGACCAGTGCCTGGGGTGCTAAGTCAGAGCGCTGA
- the rpsO gene encoding 30S ribosomal protein S15, with the protein MTLLQARKQELISDYQVHETDTGSADLQIAMLTARINQLSTHLQKNKKDYSSRRGLLKMIGHRKRLMAYLQKQDSERYRALIQKLGIRG; encoded by the coding sequence ATGACTCTGTTGCAAGCGCGCAAGCAGGAACTTATTTCCGACTACCAGGTGCACGAAACCGACACTGGCTCCGCCGATTTGCAGATTGCTATGCTCACCGCTCGAATCAATCAGCTGAGCACCCACCTGCAAAAAAATAAGAAAGACTACTCGTCTCGCCGGGGCCTGCTCAAAATGATTGGTCACCGCAAGCGCCTGATGGCCTATCTGCAAAAGCAGGACTCCGAGCGCTACCGGGCGCTGATTCAAAAGCTTGGCATTCGCGGCTAA
- the ruvA gene encoding Holliday junction branch migration protein RuvA: MISYLKGVLADIQKPGNHKIILTLDVNQVGYDMQVPARQLSLLPPLGEMVQLFSHLYFREDQAVLFGFGQRQERDLFRLLISVSGIGPQMALALLDTLGEAELTQAVVSGNTRLLSRTPGVGTKTAERLVLELKTKLQDWQTQSGVGLGSTSGPVPTLYEEVETTLSALGYSQSEILKALQAVARSSTLQKTADPESWVREAIAWLSQ; the protein is encoded by the coding sequence ATGATCAGCTACCTCAAGGGAGTGCTGGCCGATATTCAAAAGCCCGGCAACCACAAAATCATCCTCACCCTGGATGTCAACCAGGTAGGCTATGACATGCAGGTACCTGCCCGACAGCTATCGCTGCTGCCGCCCCTGGGGGAGATGGTACAGCTCTTTAGCCACCTCTACTTTCGAGAAGACCAGGCGGTGCTGTTTGGCTTTGGCCAGCGGCAGGAACGTGACCTGTTTCGGCTGCTGATTAGCGTCAGCGGCATTGGCCCCCAAATGGCCCTGGCCCTGCTCGACACTCTGGGCGAAGCGGAGCTGACCCAGGCGGTGGTGAGCGGCAACACCCGCCTGCTGTCGCGCACCCCAGGGGTAGGCACCAAAACCGCCGAGCGCCTAGTGCTGGAGCTGAAGACTAAGCTGCAGGACTGGCAGACCCAGTCGGGAGTGGGGCTGGGATCTACCTCTGGGCCAGTGCCTACCCTTTACGAAGAGGTGGAGACCACCCTCAGCGCCCTGGGCTACAGCCAGAGCGAAATTCTCAAGGCGCTCCAGGCGGTGGCCCGTAGCTCTACCCTACAGAAGACGGCGGATCCTGAAAGCTGGGTACGTGAGGCGATCGCCTGGCTCAGTCAGTAG
- the coaD gene encoding pantetheine-phosphate adenylyltransferase produces MIAIYPGSFDPITLGHLDIITRGSRLFERVIVLVSSNPNKVPMFSTEERIQQIERSVSHLDNIDIDRYDGLTITYAKQHRAQVLLRGLRVLSDFEKELQMAHTNKTLADDIETLFLSTSTEYSFLSSSLVKEIARFGGPIDHLVPHHVARDIYQCYAQTPPASMPSPAVPSPAVPVPKPVDCL; encoded by the coding sequence TTGATCGCCATCTATCCCGGCAGTTTTGACCCCATTACCCTGGGCCATTTAGACATTATCACCCGCGGCAGTCGCCTGTTTGAGCGGGTGATTGTGCTGGTGTCCAGCAACCCCAACAAAGTGCCGATGTTCTCTACCGAGGAGCGCATTCAGCAGATTGAGCGATCGGTCAGCCATCTCGACAACATTGATATTGACCGATACGACGGGCTGACCATTACCTATGCCAAGCAGCATCGGGCTCAGGTGCTGCTGCGAGGGCTGCGAGTGCTCTCCGATTTCGAAAAAGAGCTGCAAATGGCGCATACTAATAAGACCCTGGCCGACGACATCGAGACTCTCTTTCTGTCAACCTCCACCGAGTACAGCTTTCTTAGCAGCAGCCTGGTCAAAGAAATTGCCCGCTTTGGCGGCCCCATCGACCACCTTGTTCCCCACCATGTAGCGCGAGATATTTACCAATGCTACGCCCAGACCCCGCCCGCCTCAATGCCCAGCCCCGCAGTGCCCAGTCCCGCAGTGCCGGTGCCCAAGCCAGTGGATTGTCTGTAG
- a CDS encoding GNAT family N-acetyltransferase, whose product MPRESMPAHHSTFGPYQIRSWQPGDRAAAAALIGQVLQEYGLTCEPTDSDRDALEVEACYWETGGEFWVVEAQGKLVGTAAYRPTSRGEGAVELRKMYLLPEARGQGLGRYLLSTLEATLQQRGFTDIWLETASVLKQAVGLYEASGYEAATGVETARCDRIYRKRLSTGSLHPARQRG is encoded by the coding sequence ATGCCGCGAGAATCTATGCCAGCACACCACAGCACCTTTGGCCCCTACCAAATTCGCAGCTGGCAGCCGGGCGATCGCGCCGCCGCCGCCGCCCTGATTGGCCAAGTGCTGCAAGAATACGGCCTCACCTGCGAACCGACCGACAGCGATCGCGATGCCCTCGAAGTAGAAGCCTGCTACTGGGAGACGGGCGGCGAGTTTTGGGTCGTCGAAGCCCAGGGCAAGCTGGTGGGCACCGCTGCCTACCGACCCACCAGTCGAGGGGAGGGTGCGGTAGAGCTGCGCAAGATGTACCTCCTGCCTGAGGCGCGGGGGCAGGGGCTGGGCCGCTATTTGCTCAGCACATTAGAAGCGACCCTTCAGCAGCGCGGCTTCACCGATATTTGGTTAGAAACCGCCTCGGTGCTCAAGCAGGCGGTGGGGCTGTACGAAGCCAGCGGCTATGAGGCGGCCACTGGAGTCGAGACCGCCCGGTGCGATCGCATCTACCGCAAGCGCCTGTCCACAGGATCCTTGCATCCCGCAAGGCAGAGAGGCTAG
- a CDS encoding tRNA-(ms[2]io[6]A)-hydroxylase yields the protein MATATIKFLKTPTSEAWVEQALANLDVILLDHAQCERKAAGVAISLINRYPSDAELVKALTAIAQEELAHFAQVNQWLERRQISLGPLPPPPYGAGLRQQVRAAEPHRQLDLLLVSALIEARSHERLGLLGQHCPDPDLAQFYRSLMASEARHYGIYWVLATGRFPQAAVEARLAELAAAESEILARLHPQPRIHS from the coding sequence ATGGCCACCGCCACGATTAAATTCCTCAAGACGCCAACCTCCGAGGCGTGGGTTGAGCAGGCTCTGGCCAATCTCGACGTGATTTTGCTCGACCATGCCCAGTGCGAGCGCAAGGCGGCGGGGGTGGCCATCAGCCTGATCAACCGCTATCCCTCAGATGCCGAACTGGTGAAAGCACTGACCGCGATCGCCCAGGAAGAGCTGGCCCACTTTGCCCAGGTCAACCAGTGGCTCGAGCGCCGTCAGATTTCCCTGGGGCCCCTGCCGCCACCGCCCTACGGCGCGGGTTTGCGTCAGCAGGTGCGCGCTGCCGAGCCCCATCGTCAGCTCGACCTGCTGCTGGTGTCGGCGCTGATCGAAGCCCGCAGCCACGAGCGATTAGGACTGCTGGGTCAGCACTGCCCCGACCCCGACCTGGCCCAGTTTTACCGCAGCCTGATGGCCTCAGAGGCCCGCCACTACGGGATCTACTGGGTATTGGCCACCGGGCGCTTTCCCCAGGCCGCAGTAGAAGCTAGGCTGGCTGAGTTGGCCGCCGCCGAAAGCGAGATTTTAGCTCGCCTGCATCCCCAGCCCCGCATTCACAGCTAG